The Candidatus Nanosynbacter featherlites DNA window GCTAATCAAGGTCAGCTTGACTCTTCTACGAAGGAATATTACCGCTGGAGGCAAGAGTTAATAGATCGAAATACTGCAGCTGCTCCTGAAACTTCTACTGATGATAGTTCCGCTGAACCTAGTCCAGAAGCTACTTCGACCGACACTGAGCTTGGTAAATACTACAAAGAAGTCGTGGACCAAAATGAGGCTTGGCAAACGAACGGCACGGATACGGCTTCTGCACGGGAATTATTCAACTATTATGATAATGTAGATAAATATTTGCAAAAAGCTGGAGAGAAGACTGCCTCAGTAGACGAAAATCCTGAAGGCTTGAGCCTGTACGAGCAAGCACAACGTGATAAGTACTTGGGTGATCAGTATGACGAGGGTGAAGCTTCTCTGACGAAGCCCTCAGTGAAGGACGAGAACCCTGAAGGCTTGAGCCTGTACGAGCAAGCACAACGTGATAAGTACTTGGGTGATCAGTACGACGAGGGCGAAACTGCTCAGTTAGCCGAAAAGAGCAAGGCGCAGCAGGAACTAGAAGCGGCAAGGCTGGCGTTTGCTAAGGCGCGTGTTGATGTAGAATCTCACTTCTTTAAAGAGTGGTTTGGCGGAAAGAAGCGTAAGGAAGCTCTTCAGGAAGCAGCAGACAAGCTAAAGGCTTGTGAGTTGGCTGTCGCCAAGGAAGAATTGGCAGAGCAGATTGACCAGTTGAACCAGCTTTCAGGTGAAGAATTGGCAAAACAGCAGGAACTGTTGGCGCAGATGATGGCGGCTCGTGCCTTCCAAGGCATGCAAGAAACTGCTCAGAAGACGACAGAAGTATATGATGAAATGCTTGATCAGCGCTTTATGCTTAATGAGGGCGAAGAGTCTAAGTTCAAGAAAGTTGCTGGCAAAGTGAATAAGTTTGCAGCGTGGTTCAAAAAGGGTATCACGAAGGCTGGTGATAAGGCCACGAGTGGTAGTAGCTCATCTCAACTGTTGAAGCTTGGTGCTGGTGGTGCAGCGGCCGGTGCAGTAACCGCTGCCGTTGCAACCTGGCCAATCACTACGGCGGTTGGTTTGGGCGCAGGCCTAGTAACAGCTGGAGTGGTCAAACAATCGGTACTAGAGTCACATCGCGGTGAAGAGCGCGTAACTGATAACTCACGGGATGCCTGGCAGGACGTGTTTAAGCAGGGTGCTAAAGATACCGAAGATACTGATGAAATGATGGAATCTATGGTCGACACCTATGTCGATAGTAGTCAGAAATCAAGTGAAGAGCGTCAGGAGCGACTTCGTCGGAAAGTTCGCTCGGCAATGAGTAAGGTAGCTATTGGTTACGCCGCAGGTAGCATTACTACAGGAATACTGAAGTCAACAGTATTTGGTGCTGAGAGCCATGCTTCTGGTGCGCAGCATGATAATATAAATCATACTTCAGGCAGTGAGAGTACTACTGGTACAGAACATACACCTGACGCCCCTAGTGCAGAATCTACCGACGCTGGTTCTGCCACACAGCCAGAGGCTCCTTCTCCAGTTGGTAGCTACGAATATCCATGGGACTGGGCAGTCGAGCAGTTTGGTCCTGAGAATGCAACAAGTAAGTTACATGAGTTGGCAGAAATGGCTCAAGCAAACGGTCATTCAATTGAGTGGACTGCCAACTTGAATGGTACGGAGTCACTCGCAGTGGACGGAATTTCTCAAACTGATGAGGTTTTGGCAGTACTGAAACAATTTATGTAGAATAGTTACATAAACAGTAAGATACAATAACACAAAAAGGAGATATAAATGTTTGAAATTACTGATGAATTCTTGGCACAGGCTGGTTTTGGGATGTTGCCACCAGAAGCAAAAGAACAGATGCGGCAGAATGTGACCAATAGCGTGCAAGCAAAGATTACTGATCAGCTGTTAGCGGCTGTCGGTGAGCAAAAATTGGAAGAATTTGAGGCATTGCTGGACAGTGAAGATGTACCAATGCTGCTCAACTGGTGCCAGGGTAATGGCATTAACTTAACGGAAATCGTGCAGAACTCAATGAATCAGACGATGGTTGAGCTGCAGACGCTGCACAATGATGCGCTTAATATGGTGCGTGAATAATAGTAATGAGTAGGTTATAATGGCAATCTTTCGGGATTGCTGTTATAATTTAATGGAGAGTATAGACGAAAGAAAAGGAGGACTATGTTCCAACTGAATGACGAATTTCTCAAAGAGCTCGGGCTGGATCAATTGCCGGAGGAGCAGCGCAAGCCGTTTTTGCAGCACATCTACAGTGAGCTGGAGCTTCGCGTTGGTGAGCGGTTGAGCCAGGGTATGAGCGATGCGCAACTGGAAGAATTTTCTGGCATCATTGATAAGCGTCCGGGAGCGGTAGATGATTTTTTGGCGCGTCATGTCCCTAATTTGATGCAAGATCCAATGTTCCAGCGTTTGGTGCAGGTTTCTGGAGTGCCGATGGATGATCCGCGCTTACGAGACGAATTTGCGGCAACAAAGTGGCTGGAAGTGAACCGACCAGATTATCGAGATGTCGTTGCTGCTGTTTTGGAGGAGCTGAAGCGAGAGATTGTAGCGAATCGTGACGTGATTTTGGCGGCTGATTCTGCTGCTTCGCAAGCAGCAGCTTAGCTATGCGGGTTATTGATGTTTATGACCGCGGAGAAACGCTTCTGCGGTCATTTTTTTGCCGCTTGGTGCAATGAGTTCGTCAATAATGAGGAATTGTCCATCATGGTAGCACTGATCTAGGGCGGTTTTTGGAGCGATATCAGGGTGAGCTTTGGTGATGATGAGGCGGAGACCGTCAAACGTCATAGTAGAGCGGGGGAAACCGAGATAGGCTCTGACTCGCGCGGCTGCTTGTTTGGCGCTGAGCGATTGTGGGTCGAGGGGCGAGTCTTGCTTTGACAGTAACTTACAGTAGGTAGCGATGGATTCCTGCTGCGGTTTGAGGTGTATGTCACCGGATACGATGCGAGGTAATAACTCTACCAGGCGTTGTGAACCCAGATTGAATAATTTGCAGTATAGTTCATCACGAGATTCATCACCAGAGAGTAAAATAGATTCTTGGTGGTAAATTGGTCCTGCGTCCATCTGGGCATCTAATTTTATCAAGGATATCCCGGTGTGGGAGTCTAGGTTGGTCATGGCAGCTTCAATGGGCGATGGACCACGGTATTGTGGCAGGAGTGATGGGTGAAGATTGATGATGCCGGGGTTGAATAAATCGATGATTGACTGGGGTATTATTTTGCCATAGCTGACCAAAACGCCTACGGGCGATTTGAGTGTTTGAATGGCTGGTGAGATGTCTTTCAGATTGTTTGGCTGCCAGACGGGAATATTGTGCTGGTGAGCGTATGTTTTGACAGCAGGCTCTGACAGTTTACCGCCCCGACCTTTGGGTGCGTCAGGTTTGGTGATGACAGCAGCAAGGTGAAATTTTGCCTCATGAAGCGCCTTGAGGGTGATGAGACTGTGCTCTTCGGTGCCAAAAAATACTATCTCAGGCATGATTATCCCCAGAGGTCGGTATTATCTTTGATGCTTGTGTCGTAATTGAGGGGCTGTAATTCACCAGAATCATCAAGGGTGTAAAATGCATCGTGTGTATCACGGATGTGGTCAATGAAGACGATGCCGTTAGTGTGGTCAATTTCATGTTGCAATACACGCGCTAAGAAACCCTCAGCTTTAAAGCGGATCTCGTTACCTTCCAGGTCTAAGGCTTTAACGCGAACCTTGGTGTAGCGTGGTACTTTGCCGTAGATGTGTTTTACGCTCAAGCAGCCTTCAAAATCAGCTACCAAGTCGCCTTCGTATTTGACAATTTCTGGGTTGATCAAGGTCATGAAGTCGCGAGTTTTTTTGTTATCAAAGTCAGCTCGGACAATGACGACTCGCTCCAAGCGATCTACTTGCACTGCTGCGAGAGCGGCACTGATTTCATGTGGTCGTGAATCCTCCCAATCTAACGCAGCACTGGTCATGTCGTCAGACAGTTTTTGTATATCATCAGTAATGACATGGATGCGATGAGATTTTTGACGCAGATGGGGGTTTGGTAGGGCAATAATGTCGTCTCTAGTCATACATCAAGTATATCAGAGGAGGGAAATCGGGTCGAGTTCGAATTGCCAATGTTGTGGTGGCATGTGAGCTAATATGGCGACTAAGTCATCACGTTGGGGACTTTTGAGCAGCAGTTGCCAACGGTAAGTGTCACGCACTCGTTCATAAAACGCAGGTGTTGGTCCTAAAATTTGTACTGTTTTCGGTGCAACTGATTTGAGGGTAGATGCAAGTTTTTGAGCATTGCGAATGGCAGCGGCTTCGGTTTTGTATACACAGGTGAGTTTCAAAAGATGGGTAAATGGCGGAAATATGGTTGCTTGTCGTTGAGCTATTGTGCGTTGATAAAAATCAGCGTAATTTTGCGTGAGGCCGTCTTGGATGGCTGGGTGTTGTGGTTGGTAGGTTTGGACAACGACGGTCGTTGCGTGATGCGACCTACCAACACGTCCGACTACCTGAGCAAGTAGTTGGAATGTACGTTCGGCGGCTGCAAAATCAGGAAGTGTTAGTCCTGTGTCTGCTTGCACTACGCCAACAGTTCGTAGATGTGGTAAGTCTAATCCCTTGGCGATCATTTGCGTACCGATGATGAGGTCGATAGTGCCCTCTTTAACGTCTTGGTATAACTTTTCTACGGTTTGATCGCTAGGAGTGTCTGCGTCAAAGCGGGCTATGGTTTGCTGAGGAAATAATTTGCTCAATTCTGTCTCGATGCGCTTGGTGCCAATGCCTTTATGGATGATGTCGGCATGTTGGCATTCGGGGCAGACCGTTGGGACGGTCGCGTTATATCCGCATATGTGGCAAACAAGTTGATGTTTGTCTTGGTGTAGTGTCAGCGGCACAAAGCAGTTAGGGCAGCCAGCTTGCCAGCCGCAATTTTGACACAGGGTGATTGTGGTGGTGCCACGACGATTGTGAAAAATGAGTGCTTGCTGACCATCGTTGAAGGTTTGTTGGAGTTGAGAAAGCAGGGCGTCTGATAGGAAGAAGTGCTGAGTAAAATTATTGCGCTTGGTCATGTCAACGACTTTGACAGTGGGCTTGACGGCATCTTGGCGAGCGGGTTTGGCCATGGTGATGATGGGTCGGTTGCGTTGCTCAGACAAATAATAGTCAGCGATGCCGGGAGTAGCGCTACCCAGAACTAACTTGGCGCTATGGCTCTGCGCCAGCACGGCAGCAGTGCGCAGTGCGGAATAGCGGGGGGATTGTTCTTGTTTGAAGCTAGGTTCGTGGCATTCATCAATGGCGATAAATCCGAGGTTATGTATGGGCATGAATAGGGCTGACCTTGGGCCGATGACCACGACGGGCTTGTTGGCGTTCAAAACGTGTAGCCATGCTGCATGGCGTTCAGCCTCAGTCTGGCGAGAATGAGTGACAATTACATTGTCGAGATGTTCTGTGAAGGCTGATACCAATTGGGTCGTCAGGGCTATTTCTGGAATTAGTATAATGGAAGACTTTCCCTCAGCTGCAGCGCGTCGGGAGGCTTCAATATAGACCAGGGTTTTGCCGGAGCCGGTGACGCCGTGTAGCAAAGCCGTTCCACTGGCCATGGAATCAATGATTTTCAGGGCTTGGAGCTGATCTTTGGTGAATACATTTTTTGTTCGATTTTGCACATTGACAGAGGTGAAATCTACGGATTTTCGTCGCTTTTTGGTGATGCCGCGTGGTAGAATGGTTTGCCAGACGGTGGCAGGATGTGTTGCGTAAAATTGGCTCATCCAAGTGTGCAATGACAGCAACTGGCTGGGTAGTGGCGGCTGATCGACGACCGAAATTATTTCCCGTGTGTCGTATGGTGGTTGCGATATTTTTTGCAAAACAACACCAACAACAACCTTCTTGCCGACGGGAATGGTCACAATAGTTCCTGGTGCTAGTTCTTCATGTGAGGCATAGGAAAAGCTGTCAGCGTCAGCGCGGACAATCGTAGTTGGAGACACCTCGTAGTATTGCATAGCTATTATTATAACGCTTCATCAATGCTACAATAAGCATATGTATTTTCAGAGTCGCATGCAGGCGGGCGTGGAGTTGGGGCAGCAGTTGTTCGAAAAATATCGTTATGAAAACTGTGCAGTGCTGGCATTGGGTGAAGGCGGTGTGTTGGTCGGTGAGCAGATCGCGGTCAGGCTTCACTGTGTTTTGATGATGCTATTGTCAGAGAGTATCGATGTTCCTGGAGAGGGGTTGAGCTTTGGCGCCGTTTCTCAAAGTGGGAAATTCACCTACAACAGTGACTTTTCGTCTGGCGAGATTCGAGAATATACCAATGAATTTCATGGCTATTTGGAGCAGCAAAAACAGCAGGCATACCAACGAATCAATCGGCTGCTGGGTGACGGCGGTATCGTTGACGCGGCATTGTTGAAAGATCGGACAGTTATTTTGGTGAGTGATGGTTTTGGTGATAATCTTTCAAGCCTGGATGTGGCTTTGGGATTTTTAAAATCAATTCGTATTGAAAAACTGGTGGTGGCGTTGCCTGTGTGTAGCATTGCTGCTGTTGATCGATTGCACATCACGGTGGACGATCTGCACATATTGGACGTCAAGGAAAACTTCATGGGAATTAACCATTATTATGAGGATAATGAACTACCTTCACGTGAGGAGACTGTTGCAAAAATCAACCAAGTAATTATGAATTGGCGCTAAAGGACTTGTCGGGTGTTGTAAAATTGTGCTACACTGGAGTTAAATAAAGAAGGGGATGCAGTAAAGAGCACAGGACTATGTTAGACGTTTTTATTACATCGCGGGTGAGGCGTAAGATTGTGGTTGTTTATGCTAAATATCCTGATTTTCACACTCATGTACGTGGGTTGGCGAAGTTGATCAAAGAAGATCCAGGAAATATTCAGCGCGAGTTAAAGAGATTGGAAAAAGTCGGTTTTCTCAAAAGCGAGAAACAGGGTAATTCGCGAACGTATTTCACAAATAAGCAGTTTCCAATTTTCAAGGAGTTGCAGGGAATGGTGATTAAGTCGCAGCAACATGCGGCACGGCCGAAGCGTAGCTCGGTTGATAGAGATTGATGACCTTGTTCGAGCGGATTTTGACGGCTCGTGGTCTGACGACGCGAGCAGCACGTCAGGCTTTTTTGCAGCCGGATTATGCAGCGGTGAAGCATGATCCGTTTTTGCTGCCGGACATGGAAAAGGCGGTGGTGCGGTTAAAACAGGCGTGGGAGCGGGGCGAAAAAATCGTCATTTATGGTGATTATGATATTGATGGGTTGAGCGCCACGGCGCTGCTGCTGGATGCGTTTGGCAAGTTTGGTTTTGAGGGTGTTGATGCTTTCATCCCGAACCGGTTTGTTGAAGGTTATGGTATGACCATGGGTGCGGTGGACAAGGTGCGCGATATGGGCGCGGATTTGATTGTGACGGTGGATACCGGTAGTTTGTGTCATGCAGAGATTGCCTATGCCACCAGCCTGGGGATTGATACGGTGGTGACGGATCATCATAACGTGGCCGAGATGCCACCACCGAGCGTGGCAGCGGTGAATCCAAAATTTTCAGGGCACAGCTATCCATTTCGTGATTTGTGTGGCGCAGGTGTGGCGTTCAAGCTGGTGCAGGCACTACAGACTGAGCTGGATGGCTTGCCTGATGGCTATGAAAAATGGCTGCTCGATTTGGTGGCACTGGGGACAGTGTGCGACATCGTGACGTTGGCTGATGAAAATCGGGCAAACGTCTATTGGGGTTTGGAGGTGTTGAAAAAACAACAACGCCCAGGGCTGAAAGCGTTGATGACGGTGGCGGGTATTGAGCCAGAGCAGGTCAATGCTAGGCATTTGGGATTCGGCTTGGGTCCGCGCATGAATGCAGCGGGTCGGTTGGAGACGGCGCAGTACGCGCTAGATATGCTGGTGGCGCGCGATGGGTTGGCGGCACTGGAGGCGAGTGAGAAATTGGAGGAGCTGAACGTTAAGCGACGCAGCATTCAGGATACGATTTTTGAGGAAGCGTGTATGCAAGCCGAGGAGCTGGCGAATGATCGTGTGCTGGTGGTGAGCAGTGATGGTTGGAATCATGGTGTTATCGGCATTGTGGCGTCAAAACTGGTAGAAAAATATAAAAAGCCGGTGTTTATCATTGGTGAGCGTGGTGAGGAGGCGACCGGTTCGGCGCGTAGCTTTGGTGATTTTTCAGCGGCCGATGCAGTGCGGGCGGCGGATGACATCATCATCAAAGGTGGCGGGCACGGAGCGGCGGCGGGCGTGACGCTGGCGACCGAGAAAATTAGTGATTTTCGCCGGCGCGTTAATGAGTTTTATGATTCGCTGCAGCTACAAAGTCAAGAGCGATATTTGTTGCCGCGAGCTGATGTAGAAATTGATGATTTTTCGGAAATTGACGAGGAGTTGGTGGAGAATTTGGCAAAAATGGAGCCGTTTGGCAATGGCAATCCAGAGCCAGTCCTGAAAATTGCCACGGCAAATGTGTTGAGTGTACGGCGAATGGGCGCGGATGGGCAACACGTTAAATTAGCGCTGCGTGATAAAAATGGTACAGTGTTGCAGATGCTGGCGTTCAACGCACCAGAGGAGTTCTTCCGCGATCCGGGCGACGAGGTAGCGGCGTGGTTTCAGCCAACCATCAACGAATGGCAGGGGGTGCGAACGGTTGAGGGGCGGTTGCTACACGTGGGCGAGGCGGAATAGTCATCATTAGGGCCGTCACAGTGACCACAAGGTTGATTTATATTAATTTATATGATATAATAGAAACCAGTTCAAGGAATAATCCATACTGGAGCACTACGCATATGAATGAAAAATGTAATACAACAATAGATCATGGCTTTGACGACGGCCTTCGTTTAAAACGAGTCAGTCATATAGTGCCTACAGCAGAGGGCACTGAGAACAAGTTGTTTAATGATGGTAAAATAATTCAGATATCGCCAGAAAGGATTGAAGAGCTGGAGGTCAATCCGTGGCTTGATATCAACAAGGACCAGAAAGAAAAAGTTATTGAGCAGGTGAGAGACCCACGCTATATTCGTGGCTTGGGTGGTATCGGAATTGAGGTTGCGATGTTCGGCAAGCTTAATGCAAAAAAGCTTCAGGCTGTGTATTATGGCTGGGGCGGTGCCTTTCGTCATCGGAACGCTCTGCGTGAAGCGCTCGATATGGTTTATGCAAATCCAGATATTGCCTATATGGTAATGAATGGTCCAGGAATCGGTAATTCTGGCATGCTGCCAAAGTCGGTCCAAAAAGAAATCAGGCAGACTGGTAGTTATGCGTCAGCAGGTGAATATTATGCAAAGGTATTGGAACATGTGGCTCGGGATTATGATGAGGTCAATGTAGCTGGGCACTCGCTGGGAGCAAGGGTAGCTACGGGAGTAGTCGCAAATATGACACCAGGGGCAGTATCAGAGCTGCGGTTGCATGATCCAACAGGTACGCGAGAGATGAATCTCGTTGATATTGCTGTCAGCTTTTTTGGAAAAGAAGGAGCAGAGAATGGTAAATATGTTAAGGAGTCAGCTTCTCCAACAGCTAAAGAAGCTGGCTTGATATCACTCCCAGTGGAAGCCCCTCACCGTATTGAATGCATAGGAGGTGTTGGACTTAGTCTAGAGGAGCTGGGCCGTCCGTTTGAAGCACCCGAGAATGGTTGGATTCAGCAGTTCTTGGTTGATCCGTCTGGGTTAACGCGGAATGCATTTGAGAAGGACTTTAGAATGGCAGCTCCAAATGTGCGAGATTCTATCCATATTTTGGTGCCAGAACTGAGCCACCTGAACAAATGGGAAGATATTCAAATGATAGTTGAGCGCGCACGCAATATACCTGGTATTCCAGAAATCGATCAGTGGAATATCCTTCGTCACACACACGCCAATATGAACCAGCCAGCAAGTTTGGCAGCGATATACTCGGTTGTTCTGGAATAGTAATTTGTCAAATATTTCCTCATCTGTTATAATCCAGGAAGTATGGTACAAGTAACACGTAAAGATCAGAAGGAAGCGAACGAAAATATCATTCGTCGTTTCAACCGTAAGGTTTTGCAGAGCGGTGTTTTGGCTCGAGCTAAAAACGTTATGCGCTTTGAGAAACCAATTTCAAAGGCCGAGCGCCGTAAAAAGGCAATCGTTCGTCGTGAACGCCGGGCTGAAAAAACGGCAAAAATGCGCCTGGGAGTGCGTTAATGTCAGCGCTAAAAGCGCGCATCACTGATGAAATGAAAGCCGCTCTTTTGGGCGGCAATCGTTTTCGTGGGGATGTGTTGCGTAATGTTAAGGCAGCAATTTTGAACGAGGAGGTGTCACTAGGCAAGCGTGACGAGGGCCTGAATGACGCCGAAGTTGAAAAAGTTCTGGCTCGTGAAGTGAAAAAACGTGTCGAGAGTGCGGAGCTTTACCGCAGTAATGGTCGCGCGGAATTGGCAGAGCCTGAGGAACAAGAGGCGGAAATTTTGCGAGAATTTTTGCCCGAACAGTTGAGTGAAGCGGAAGTTATGGCGATCGTTGAAGATGTTGTAGCGAGCATGGATGACGTTTCCATACAAAAGATGGGACAGGTTATCGGCGCAGTGAAACAGAAGGTTGGCAATGCTGCTGACGGTGCGTTGATTGCAAGAATTGTTAAAGAAAAACTGACAAAATAGGAGGGAACATGATTATCTTTTTTGGGCCGGCTGGTGCTGGTAAGAGTGTGCAGGGGCAGATTTTGGCAGCACGACATGGTTGGCGTTGGCTGAGTGCAGGGCAGCTGCTGCGCGACACGCACGATGGTGAATTGATTCATCGTATGCAATCTGGCGAACTGGTGTCGGTGGAGATTATCAATGGGTTGATGGGCGAGGCGTTGAATAAAGCTAAGGACATTAACGGTGTGATTTTGGACGGTTATCCTCGTCAGTTGGAGCAGGCTAAGTGGTTGATTGAGTCGCGACCGCATCATGGTCAGGATGTGAAGCTGGTGATTGTGCTGGAAGTGCCACGAGATGAGATTTTAGAACGCTTGCGAGTGCGTGGTCGCGTTGACGACACGCCAGAGGCAATTGATAAGCGGCTTAGTATTTACCGGGGTGAAATTTACCCAATTTTGGACTATCTGAATGACAATAATATCCCAATTATCCATATGAGCGGCGTGGGCACAGTGGGGCAAGTTCATGATGAGATTGAAAAAGAGCTGGTTAGCCGCGGAATCGTTGAGGGCGCCAAATGAGTCAATTGATCACTGGTGAAAAAACGCCACAACAGATGAAAGATATGCGCGAATGTGGGCGGATGCTAGCGACGATTTACGACGAATTGCGGCAGCGAGTAACGGCTGGCATGAGTGAGCTGGACGTCAATGAGTTTGTGGCTGGGCGCATCAAGGATTTTGGCGCGGAAGCGACGTATTTGACAGATGAGGTAAAATTTCCAGGGGTGATCTGCGTGTCGACCAATGAGCAATTGGTGCACTCGTTCCCGACAGACTATGTGTTTGAGAAGGGTGATGTAGTGAGTTTTGACCTGGTGATTGGCTACCGCGGCATGAAAACTGACAGTGCCTTCACGATGGTGGTCGATGAGGAGCCGCGTGGCGCCAAAAAGCATTTATTACACGCGACGGAACAGAGTTTGTATGCGGGAATTGATGCGATCTCTGGTGACGGGACACGAGTTGGTGATATCTCAGCAGCCATTGAAGCGGTGCTGAAAAAAGCGAAACTGGGCATCATCCGCGAGTTGGTTGGTCACGGTGTGGGGCTGGAAATGCACATGAGTCCAGAGATTCCGAATCATGGTCAGCGCGGTACTGGTCCGGTGTTGCACGCTGGTGACACTATCGCTATCGAGCCGATGGCCAGCCTCGGTGGTGAGAAAATTGTTACTGAGGATGACGGCTGGACGATTAGCATGAGAGATGGCAGTCTGGGTGCGCATTTTGAACACACAGTACTAATTACTGAAACGGGTACAGAAATCTTGACGAAACTGTAACAGAATATTAGGTGAAATCAATCTCTGCTAGTATATAGCGCGCTGGACCGTTGACTGTGCCAGTTGCAGCCATACTGAGCGAAGGACTTAATCCATGCTCTGCATACCAATCGTCCTTAGTCTTCCTCTCACACTCCAATGAGTGAACCTTATTCCAAAGCTCCGCTTGTGTCATACCTTTTCGGTATACTTCGATATAGAAGAATGCCTTATTTTTACCACATTGTGCAAAAGCGATACTGTTCTTTAAAGCGGTATTCTTCTGGGGGCCATTTTTGAGGCTGTCCAGCAAATTGCTCGATAAGAACCCAGCATTGACTAGGGCTTTGCCTATGCCGCCCCCATTATTGATTGGAATGCCTTGTTCGGTTGATCCGCCTCCTGGATCAGTATAAAAACCATACGGACTGTAATAACGCATCGGTACCTTATTACCTGCGGTTATATAAGACTTAAACGCTGTCTCGATTTGCTGTAGTGCAGTTTTGGCTTTTGCGTCATAAGCATCTTGCCTGATATATTGATAGGCGATGATGCTAATTGTTGAGAGGATAGCAATAACAGAAATGATGATGATCATCTCCACTAAAGTAAACCCAGGCTTATGAGAAAAAGTACTACGTTTCATGTGTCTAGTGTATCATGCTTATACTTTTTTGACAGCTTGCAAAATGACCCCATATTCCTATATACTGTAAGCATATGCAAGAACAATCTCATTATGCGGTAGGAATTGATATCGGCACGAAAAAAGTGCGATGTGTTATTGGACATATTGACGAAACAACGGGCGTGCCGAGAATTATTGGAGTGGGACAGGCTCCCAACAGCGGGATGCGTAAAGGTGTGATCACGCACTTGAATGGGCCGGCAGCGGC harbors:
- a CDS encoding DUF5663 domain-containing protein, whose protein sequence is MFEITDEFLAQAGFGMLPPEAKEQMRQNVTNSVQAKITDQLLAAVGEQKLEEFEALLDSEDVPMLLNWCQGNGINLTEIVQNSMNQTMVELQTLHNDALNMVRE
- a CDS encoding DUF5663 domain-containing protein yields the protein MFQLNDEFLKELGLDQLPEEQRKPFLQHIYSELELRVGERLSQGMSDAQLEEFSGIIDKRPGAVDDFLARHVPNLMQDPMFQRLVQVSGVPMDDPRLRDEFAATKWLEVNRPDYRDVVAAVLEELKREIVANRDVILAADSAASQAAA
- a CDS encoding methionyl-tRNA formyltransferase yields the protein MPEIVFFGTEEHSLITLKALHEAKFHLAAVITKPDAPKGRGGKLSEPAVKTYAHQHNIPVWQPNNLKDISPAIQTLKSPVGVLVSYGKIIPQSIIDLFNPGIINLHPSLLPQYRGPSPIEAAMTNLDSHTGISLIKLDAQMDAGPIYHQESILLSGDESRDELYCKLFNLGSQRLVELLPRIVSGDIHLKPQQESIATYCKLLSKQDSPLDPQSLSAKQAAARVRAYLGFPRSTMTFDGLRLIITKAHPDIAPKTALDQCYHDGQFLIIDELIAPSGKKMTAEAFLRGHKHQ
- the def gene encoding peptide deformylase, with the protein product MTRDDIIALPNPHLRQKSHRIHVITDDIQKLSDDMTSAALDWEDSRPHEISAALAAVQVDRLERVVIVRADFDNKKTRDFMTLINPEIVKYEGDLVADFEGCLSVKHIYGKVPRYTKVRVKALDLEGNEIRFKAEGFLARVLQHEIDHTNGIVFIDHIRDTHDAFYTLDDSGELQPLNYDTSIKDNTDLWG
- the priA gene encoding replication restart helicase PriA → MQYYEVSPTTIVRADADSFSYASHEELAPGTIVTIPVGKKVVVGVVLQKISQPPYDTREIISVVDQPPLPSQLLSLHTWMSQFYATHPATVWQTILPRGITKKRRKSVDFTSVNVQNRTKNVFTKDQLQALKIIDSMASGTALLHGVTGSGKTLVYIEASRRAAAEGKSSIILIPEIALTTQLVSAFTEHLDNVIVTHSRQTEAERHAAWLHVLNANKPVVVIGPRSALFMPIHNLGFIAIDECHEPSFKQEQSPRYSALRTAAVLAQSHSAKLVLGSATPGIADYYLSEQRNRPIITMAKPARQDAVKPTVKVVDMTKRNNFTQHFFLSDALLSQLQQTFNDGQQALIFHNRRGTTTITLCQNCGWQAGCPNCFVPLTLHQDKHQLVCHICGYNATVPTVCPECQHADIIHKGIGTKRIETELSKLFPQQTIARFDADTPSDQTVEKLYQDVKEGTIDLIIGTQMIAKGLDLPHLRTVGVVQADTGLTLPDFAAAERTFQLLAQVVGRVGRSHHATTVVVQTYQPQHPAIQDGLTQNYADFYQRTIAQRQATIFPPFTHLLKLTCVYKTEAAAIRNAQKLASTLKSVAPKTVQILGPTPAFYERVRDTYRWQLLLKSPQRDDLVAILAHMPPQHWQFELDPISLL
- a CDS encoding phosphoribosyltransferase, encoding MYFQSRMQAGVELGQQLFEKYRYENCAVLALGEGGVLVGEQIAVRLHCVLMMLLSESIDVPGEGLSFGAVSQSGKFTYNSDFSSGEIREYTNEFHGYLEQQKQQAYQRINRLLGDGGIVDAALLKDRTVILVSDGFGDNLSSLDVALGFLKSIRIEKLVVALPVCSIAAVDRLHITVDDLHILDVKENFMGINHYYEDNELPSREETVAKINQVIMNWR
- a CDS encoding ArsR family transcriptional regulator → MLDVFITSRVRRKIVVVYAKYPDFHTHVRGLAKLIKEDPGNIQRELKRLEKVGFLKSEKQGNSRTYFTNKQFPIFKELQGMVIKSQQHAARPKRSSVDRD
- the recJ gene encoding single-stranded-DNA-specific exonuclease RecJ yields the protein MTLFERILTARGLTTRAARQAFLQPDYAAVKHDPFLLPDMEKAVVRLKQAWERGEKIVIYGDYDIDGLSATALLLDAFGKFGFEGVDAFIPNRFVEGYGMTMGAVDKVRDMGADLIVTVDTGSLCHAEIAYATSLGIDTVVTDHHNVAEMPPPSVAAVNPKFSGHSYPFRDLCGAGVAFKLVQALQTELDGLPDGYEKWLLDLVALGTVCDIVTLADENRANVYWGLEVLKKQQRPGLKALMTVAGIEPEQVNARHLGFGLGPRMNAAGRLETAQYALDMLVARDGLAALEASEKLEELNVKRRSIQDTIFEEACMQAEELANDRVLVVSSDGWNHGVIGIVASKLVEKYKKPVFIIGERGEEATGSARSFGDFSAADAVRAADDIIIKGGGHGAAAGVTLATEKISDFRRRVNEFYDSLQLQSQERYLLPRADVEIDDFSEIDEELVENLAKMEPFGNGNPEPVLKIATANVLSVRRMGADGQHVKLALRDKNGTVLQMLAFNAPEEFFRDPGDEVAAWFQPTINEWQGVRTVEGRLLHVGEAE
- a CDS encoding 30S ribosomal protein S21 encodes the protein MVQVTRKDQKEANENIIRRFNRKVLQSGVLARAKNVMRFEKPISKAERRKKAIVRRERRAEKTAKMRLGVR
- a CDS encoding GatB/YqeY domain-containing protein — encoded protein: MSALKARITDEMKAALLGGNRFRGDVLRNVKAAILNEEVSLGKRDEGLNDAEVEKVLAREVKKRVESAELYRSNGRAELAEPEEQEAEILREFLPEQLSEAEVMAIVEDVVASMDDVSIQKMGQVIGAVKQKVGNAADGALIARIVKEKLTK